The Vespa velutina chromosome 4, iVesVel2.1, whole genome shotgun sequence genome has a window encoding:
- the LOC124948351 gene encoding forkhead box protein K1 isoform X3 — protein sequence MQWNPEAKGAPIARLEGREFEYMVRQRRITIGRNSSKGEVDVNMGHSNFISRRHLEIFYDHPFFFMTCNGKNGVFVDGVFQRKGAPAFQLPKTCTFRFPSTNIRLVFQSLVDEQEQGNVRVPSPPKQRVPLPPLRINIPDTGYSSPFPSPTGTISAANSCPASPRAGQGRRNISADLQMVAAYAAAVANDPQNSGMERHEGTQSSSRQISPEPGTEQRYRGSSSSGPNGTTAHYSPPKDDSKPPYSYAQLIVQAIASAPDKQLTLSGIYSYITKNYPYYRTADKGWQNSIRHNLSLNRYFIKVPRSQEEPGKGSFWRIDPQSEAKLIEQAFRRRRQRGVPCFRAPFGLSSRSAPASPSHVGISGLMTPECLSREGSPGPETYPDNSVPSPAGHLTSQSAPGSPGHPYAPSSQQSHKGRLVQQITVVTNGVSGDAAREEKYLVPGNIVEEHSLSPAGQYSPAPVIVQTTYNYSGSFIGPDAGVGVGKRAHDESDSSPGSPAPLAIVESPEPLEHQQQQQQQPKRQRVHDVDDH from the exons ATGCAGTGGAATCCAGAGGCAAAGGGTGCGCCGATCGCGCGGCTCGAAGGTCGGGAATTCGAGTACATGGTTAGGCAGAGACGCATCACCATCGGTCGAAACAGCAGCAAGGGTGAGGTCGACGTCAACATGGGCCACTCCAATTTTATCTCGCGCCGACACCTCGAGATCTTCTACGATCATCCGTTCTTCTTTATGACCTGCAACGGCAAGAACGGCGTCTTCGTCGATGGCGTGTTCCAACGTAAGGGCGCACCTGCCTTTCAATTGCCAAAAAC GTGCACATTTAGATTTCCAAGTACAAATATAAGACTTGTGTTTCAATCCTTGGTGGATGAACAAGAGCAAGGTAATGTACGTGTACCATCTCCTCCCAAACAGAGAGTGCCACTACCACCtctacgtataaatatacctGATACGGGATATAGTAGTCCCTTTCCTTCTCCTACGGGAACCATAAGTGCTGCTAACTCCTGTCCAGCCAGTCCACGAGCAGGTCAGGgtagaagaaatatttcggCGGATTTACAAATGGTAGCGGCGTATGCTGCGGCGGTCGCGAATGATCCACAAAATTCTGGAATGGAGAGGCACGAGGGAACCCAAAGTTCCAGTAGGCAAATCAGTCCTGAACCTGGGACTGAGCAGCGTTATAGGGGTAGCAGTAGTTCGGGTCCAAACGGTACAACGGCACATTATAGTCCACCAAAAGATGACTCTAAGCCTCCGTACTCTTATGCCCAACTTATCGTTCAAGCAATAGCATCTGCGCCGGACAAGCAGCTCACGTTGTCAGGCATTTATTCGtacataacaaaaaattatccTTACTATAGAACTGCCGATAAAGGATGGCAGAATTCTATTAGACATAATCTATCATTAAATCGTTACTTTATAAAAGTACCAAGAAGTCAAGAGGAACCTGGTAAAGGTTCTTTCTGGAGGATAGACCCACAGTCCGAAGCAAAGTTAATAGAACAAGCCTTTAGACGAAGAAGACAAAGGGGTGTACCTTGTTTCCGAGCTCCATTTGGATTATCCTCAAG AAGTGCACCTGCGTCTCCGTCTCATGTGGGAATTAGTGGTTTAATGACACCGGAATGCCTGAGTAGGGAAGGTTCGCCAGGACCTGAAACATATCCTGATAATTCTGTTCCTTCTCCAGCTGGTCATCTTACGAGTCAGTCTGCACCAGGATCACCGGGACATCCATATGCGCCGTCTTCCCAACAATCCCATAAAGGACGTTTGGTACAACAAATTACTGTTGTCACCAATGGCGTAAGTGGAGACGCAGCGAGGGAAG AAAAATACTTGGTGCCTGGAAACATAGTAGAGGAGCATTCTTTATCTCCGGCTGGACAATACAGCCCAGCTCCTGTTATTGTACAAACAACATATAATTACAG TGGAAGCTTTATCGGCCCTGACGCAGGCGTTGGGGTTGGGAAAAGAGCACACGACGAATCAGATAGTTCACCTGGTTCTCCAGCTCCGCTTGCCATCGTTGAAAGTCCCGAGCCTCTCGAGcatcagcaacaacaacaacagcagccaAAACGTCAACGTGTGCATGACGTGGATGATCATTGA
- the LOC124948351 gene encoding forkhead box protein K1 isoform X1, whose protein sequence is MCVFIRFTLLPSYESDAWALLALKSAPASPTKMQWNPEAKGAPIARLEGREFEYMVRQRRITIGRNSSKGEVDVNMGHSNFISRRHLEIFYDHPFFFMTCNGKNGVFVDGVFQRKGAPAFQLPKTCTFRFPSTNIRLVFQSLVDEQEQGNVRVPSPPKQRVPLPPLRINIPDTGYSSPFPSPTGTISAANSCPASPRAGQGRRNISADLQMVAAYAAAVANDPQNSGMERHEGTQSSSRQISPEPGTEQRYRGSSSSGPNGTTAHYSPPKDDSKPPYSYAQLIVQAIASAPDKQLTLSGIYSYITKNYPYYRTADKGWQNSIRHNLSLNRYFIKVPRSQEEPGKGSFWRIDPQSEAKLIEQAFRRRRQRGVPCFRAPFGLSSRSAPASPSHVGISGLMTPECLSREGSPGPETYPDNSVPSPAGHLTSQSAPGSPGHPYAPSSQQSHKGRLVQQITVVTNGVSGDAAREEKYLVPGNIVEEHSLSPAGQYSPAPVIVQTTYNYSGSFIGPDAGVGVGKRAHDESDSSPGSPAPLAIVESPEPLEHQQQQQQQPKRQRVHDVDDH, encoded by the exons atgtgtgtgtttatacgTTTCACTCTTCTTCcctcgtac GAGAGCGACGCGTGGGCCCTCCTGGCACTGAAGTCGGCACCGGCCAGTCCGACGAAGATGCAGTGGAATCCAGAGGCAAAGGGTGCGCCGATCGCGCGGCTCGAAGGTCGGGAATTCGAGTACATGGTTAGGCAGAGACGCATCACCATCGGTCGAAACAGCAGCAAGGGTGAGGTCGACGTCAACATGGGCCACTCCAATTTTATCTCGCGCCGACACCTCGAGATCTTCTACGATCATCCGTTCTTCTTTATGACCTGCAACGGCAAGAACGGCGTCTTCGTCGATGGCGTGTTCCAACGTAAGGGCGCACCTGCCTTTCAATTGCCAAAAAC GTGCACATTTAGATTTCCAAGTACAAATATAAGACTTGTGTTTCAATCCTTGGTGGATGAACAAGAGCAAGGTAATGTACGTGTACCATCTCCTCCCAAACAGAGAGTGCCACTACCACCtctacgtataaatatacctGATACGGGATATAGTAGTCCCTTTCCTTCTCCTACGGGAACCATAAGTGCTGCTAACTCCTGTCCAGCCAGTCCACGAGCAGGTCAGGgtagaagaaatatttcggCGGATTTACAAATGGTAGCGGCGTATGCTGCGGCGGTCGCGAATGATCCACAAAATTCTGGAATGGAGAGGCACGAGGGAACCCAAAGTTCCAGTAGGCAAATCAGTCCTGAACCTGGGACTGAGCAGCGTTATAGGGGTAGCAGTAGTTCGGGTCCAAACGGTACAACGGCACATTATAGTCCACCAAAAGATGACTCTAAGCCTCCGTACTCTTATGCCCAACTTATCGTTCAAGCAATAGCATCTGCGCCGGACAAGCAGCTCACGTTGTCAGGCATTTATTCGtacataacaaaaaattatccTTACTATAGAACTGCCGATAAAGGATGGCAGAATTCTATTAGACATAATCTATCATTAAATCGTTACTTTATAAAAGTACCAAGAAGTCAAGAGGAACCTGGTAAAGGTTCTTTCTGGAGGATAGACCCACAGTCCGAAGCAAAGTTAATAGAACAAGCCTTTAGACGAAGAAGACAAAGGGGTGTACCTTGTTTCCGAGCTCCATTTGGATTATCCTCAAG AAGTGCACCTGCGTCTCCGTCTCATGTGGGAATTAGTGGTTTAATGACACCGGAATGCCTGAGTAGGGAAGGTTCGCCAGGACCTGAAACATATCCTGATAATTCTGTTCCTTCTCCAGCTGGTCATCTTACGAGTCAGTCTGCACCAGGATCACCGGGACATCCATATGCGCCGTCTTCCCAACAATCCCATAAAGGACGTTTGGTACAACAAATTACTGTTGTCACCAATGGCGTAAGTGGAGACGCAGCGAGGGAAG AAAAATACTTGGTGCCTGGAAACATAGTAGAGGAGCATTCTTTATCTCCGGCTGGACAATACAGCCCAGCTCCTGTTATTGTACAAACAACATATAATTACAG TGGAAGCTTTATCGGCCCTGACGCAGGCGTTGGGGTTGGGAAAAGAGCACACGACGAATCAGATAGTTCACCTGGTTCTCCAGCTCCGCTTGCCATCGTTGAAAGTCCCGAGCCTCTCGAGcatcagcaacaacaacaacagcagccaAAACGTCAACGTGTGCATGACGTGGATGATCATTGA
- the LOC124948351 gene encoding forkhead box protein K1 isoform X2 produces MSTYSRTQESDAWALLALKSAPASPTKMQWNPEAKGAPIARLEGREFEYMVRQRRITIGRNSSKGEVDVNMGHSNFISRRHLEIFYDHPFFFMTCNGKNGVFVDGVFQRKGAPAFQLPKTCTFRFPSTNIRLVFQSLVDEQEQGNVRVPSPPKQRVPLPPLRINIPDTGYSSPFPSPTGTISAANSCPASPRAGQGRRNISADLQMVAAYAAAVANDPQNSGMERHEGTQSSSRQISPEPGTEQRYRGSSSSGPNGTTAHYSPPKDDSKPPYSYAQLIVQAIASAPDKQLTLSGIYSYITKNYPYYRTADKGWQNSIRHNLSLNRYFIKVPRSQEEPGKGSFWRIDPQSEAKLIEQAFRRRRQRGVPCFRAPFGLSSRSAPASPSHVGISGLMTPECLSREGSPGPETYPDNSVPSPAGHLTSQSAPGSPGHPYAPSSQQSHKGRLVQQITVVTNGVSGDAAREEKYLVPGNIVEEHSLSPAGQYSPAPVIVQTTYNYSGSFIGPDAGVGVGKRAHDESDSSPGSPAPLAIVESPEPLEHQQQQQQQPKRQRVHDVDDH; encoded by the exons ATGTCTACGTACTCTCGCACTCAGGAGAGCGACGCGTGGGCCCTCCTGGCACTGAAGTCGGCACCGGCCAGTCCGACGAAGATGCAGTGGAATCCAGAGGCAAAGGGTGCGCCGATCGCGCGGCTCGAAGGTCGGGAATTCGAGTACATGGTTAGGCAGAGACGCATCACCATCGGTCGAAACAGCAGCAAGGGTGAGGTCGACGTCAACATGGGCCACTCCAATTTTATCTCGCGCCGACACCTCGAGATCTTCTACGATCATCCGTTCTTCTTTATGACCTGCAACGGCAAGAACGGCGTCTTCGTCGATGGCGTGTTCCAACGTAAGGGCGCACCTGCCTTTCAATTGCCAAAAAC GTGCACATTTAGATTTCCAAGTACAAATATAAGACTTGTGTTTCAATCCTTGGTGGATGAACAAGAGCAAGGTAATGTACGTGTACCATCTCCTCCCAAACAGAGAGTGCCACTACCACCtctacgtataaatatacctGATACGGGATATAGTAGTCCCTTTCCTTCTCCTACGGGAACCATAAGTGCTGCTAACTCCTGTCCAGCCAGTCCACGAGCAGGTCAGGgtagaagaaatatttcggCGGATTTACAAATGGTAGCGGCGTATGCTGCGGCGGTCGCGAATGATCCACAAAATTCTGGAATGGAGAGGCACGAGGGAACCCAAAGTTCCAGTAGGCAAATCAGTCCTGAACCTGGGACTGAGCAGCGTTATAGGGGTAGCAGTAGTTCGGGTCCAAACGGTACAACGGCACATTATAGTCCACCAAAAGATGACTCTAAGCCTCCGTACTCTTATGCCCAACTTATCGTTCAAGCAATAGCATCTGCGCCGGACAAGCAGCTCACGTTGTCAGGCATTTATTCGtacataacaaaaaattatccTTACTATAGAACTGCCGATAAAGGATGGCAGAATTCTATTAGACATAATCTATCATTAAATCGTTACTTTATAAAAGTACCAAGAAGTCAAGAGGAACCTGGTAAAGGTTCTTTCTGGAGGATAGACCCACAGTCCGAAGCAAAGTTAATAGAACAAGCCTTTAGACGAAGAAGACAAAGGGGTGTACCTTGTTTCCGAGCTCCATTTGGATTATCCTCAAG AAGTGCACCTGCGTCTCCGTCTCATGTGGGAATTAGTGGTTTAATGACACCGGAATGCCTGAGTAGGGAAGGTTCGCCAGGACCTGAAACATATCCTGATAATTCTGTTCCTTCTCCAGCTGGTCATCTTACGAGTCAGTCTGCACCAGGATCACCGGGACATCCATATGCGCCGTCTTCCCAACAATCCCATAAAGGACGTTTGGTACAACAAATTACTGTTGTCACCAATGGCGTAAGTGGAGACGCAGCGAGGGAAG AAAAATACTTGGTGCCTGGAAACATAGTAGAGGAGCATTCTTTATCTCCGGCTGGACAATACAGCCCAGCTCCTGTTATTGTACAAACAACATATAATTACAG TGGAAGCTTTATCGGCCCTGACGCAGGCGTTGGGGTTGGGAAAAGAGCACACGACGAATCAGATAGTTCACCTGGTTCTCCAGCTCCGCTTGCCATCGTTGAAAGTCCCGAGCCTCTCGAGcatcagcaacaacaacaacagcagccaAAACGTCAACGTGTGCATGACGTGGATGATCATTGA
- the LOC124948354 gene encoding chitobiosyldiphosphodolichol beta-mannosyltransferase, with amino-acid sequence MYSITFQIIMNILYLLCGISLIILIIRRLWINYCKEIKNVCIVVFGDLGRSPRMQYHALSFAKEGFNVDFIGYPGTSPLNEIKDNPRITIHYLSHPPSLENTLPIILHYIVKILWQSFTLTFVLFSKNISNYILIQNPPAIPTIPICWFFCILSEAKFIIDWHNYAHSLMALNLGKDHVIVKIAKFIEMYFGIRAHYNFCVTKAMKEYLQQQWGIEAHVLYDRPASYFKPISLTDKHEFLLQLSKKYEVFRGNKENSTIFTESSGEEVNLLSVRPGFIISSTSWTEDEDFTILINALQEYESDCDDENADLPDLLCVITGKGPLKEFYTAIIKLKKWKHVTIVMPWLENEEYPKMLASADLGICLHVSSSGSDLPMKVVDMFGCGLPVCAYNFTCLSELVKHDENSYVFSNEKELAAQLKSWFLRFPINESQKKIHKKFQNELCKFQEIRWHDINGKVVLNNRPIIGILSQEISPHLNRTTGGQFSSYIASSYVKFVEGAGARVVPIWIGKSKTYYENILRKLNGVLWPGGATFFNNSKGYAEAGYKIYRIAEKINEKEHFPILGICLGFELLTYVAANKEEHRITCSSQSQALHLNFNKDYRKSRLFKNASSDIIDILKNQDVTINFHKYCTTKKGLARVKLNNTFRIISQNVDRKGIEFISSLEHFNKPFYGLQFHPEKNIYEWISGKNIPHTSDAIEVSQYFANFFVNEARKNNHAFTNSTEEAKSLIYNYQTHYTGIRGSSFEQIYLF; translated from the exons ATGTATAGTATTacatttcaaattataatgaacatattatatttgctGTGTGGgatatcattgataatattaataatacgtagATTATGGATTAATTATtgcaaagaaattaaaaatgtatgcaTCGTTGTTTTTGGAGATTTGGGAAGAAGTCCACGAATGCAGTACCATGCGTTATCCTTTGCAAAGGAAGGTTTCAACGTGGATTTTATAGGTTATCCTGGTACATCTCCATTAAACGAAATCAAAGATAATCCACGTATAACTATACATTATCTTTCGCATCCTCCATCATTGGAAAATA CTTTACCTATCATTTTgcattatatcgtaaaaatactTTGGCAAAGCTTTACGCttacatttgtattattttctaaaaatatatcaaattacattttaatacaaaatccACCAGCCATACCTACAATTCCAATATGTTGGTTTTTTTGTATCTTAAGCGAAGCCAAGTTTATCATTGACTGGCATAATTATGCACATTCCTTAATGGCATTAAACTTAGGGAAGGATCatgttattgtaaaaatagcAAAGTTTATCGAGATGTATTTTGGAATCAGAgcacattataatttttgcgTTACCAAAGCTATGAAAGAGTATTTACAGCAGCAATGGGGAATTGA AGCACATGTTTTGTATGATCGTCCAGCAAGCTATTTTAAACCAATCTCACTAACAGATAAACATGAGTTTTTGTTACAATTAAGTAAAAAGTATGAAGTCTTTcgtggaaataaagaaaattctacaATTTTTACTGAAAGTTCAGGAGAAgaagtaaatttattatctgtaAGACCAGGCTTTATTATATCCAGCACAAGTTGGACAGAAGATGAGGATTTTACAATACTTATAAATGCTTTGCAAg AATATGAAAGTGATTGTGATGATGAAAATGCAGATCTACCAGACTTATTATGTGTAATAACGGGTAAAGGACcgttaaaagaattttatactGCCATTATAAAGTTGAAGAAATGGAAACATGTTACAATTGTCATGCCATGGTTGGAGAATGAAGAATATCCCAAAATGTTGG cTAGCGCAGATTTAGGTATATGCCTTCATGTATCTTCTAGTGGATCAGATTTACCAATGAAAGTGGTTGATATGTTTGGATGTGGCCTTCCTGTTTGCgcatataattttacatg tttatcAGAACTAGTAAAACACGACGAAAATAGTTATGTTTTctcgaatgagaaagaattaGCTGCACAGTTGAAATCATGGTTTCTACGGTTTCCCATTAATGAATCGCAAAAAaagattcataaaaaatttcaaaatgaattgTGTAAATTTCAAGAAATTCGTTGGCACGA tattaatggaAAAGTTGTTCTTAATAATCGACCAATCATCG GTATTTTATCGCAAGAAATTAGTCCTCATTTGAATCGTACTACTGGTGGGCAATTCAGTAGTTATATAGCTTCGTCTTATGTTAAGTTTGTTGAAGGTGCCGGTGCAAGAGTGGTACCAATttg gataggaaaaagtaaaacatattatgaaaatatacttCGAAAATTAAATGG AGTTCTATGGCCAGGTGGAGCtacattttttaacaatagtAAAGGATATGCTGAGGCGGGCTATAAGATTTATCg AATCgctgaaaaaataaacgaaaaagaacattttccaATTTTAGGAATATGTTTAGGATTCGAATTATTAACATACGTAGCAGCTAACAAAGAAGAACATAGAATCACTTGTTCTAGCCAATCACAAGCTCTACATTTGAATTTCAATAAAG aTTATAGAAAATCAAGATTGTTTAAAAACGCATCATcagatattatagatattttgaaaaacCAGGATGTCACTATTAATTTTCACAAGTATTGTACAACAAAAAAG GGACTAGCAAGAGTTAAATTGAATAATACTTTCCGGATAATCTCCCAAAACGTAGACAGAAAAGGCATAGAATTTATATCTAGCTTGGAACATTTTAATAAGCCTTTTTATGGATTACAATTTCATccggaaaaaaatatttacgagtgGATAAGTGGCAAAAATATACCACATACTTCTGACGCCATTGAAGTCAGTCAATATTTTGCTAATTTCTTCGTAAATGAAG CTCGAAAAAATAATCACGCATTTACGAATTCTACGGAAGAAGCCAAgagtttaatttataattatcaaacaCACTATACAGGAATAAGAGGATCGTCTttcgaacaaatttatttattttaa
- the LOC124948352 gene encoding NHP2-like protein 1, with translation MEEVNPKAYPLADATLTAKILNLVKQAVDYQQLRKGANESAKTLNRGLSEFIVMAADATPLEILLHLPLLCEDKNVPYVFVRSKQALGRACGVSRPVVACSVTVNEGSQLKPQIQAIQQEIERLLV, from the exons atg gaAGAAGTTAATCCAAAAGCATATCCTTTAGCGGATGCAACTCTAACtgcaaaaattttaaatctcgTAAAACAAGCTGTTGATTATCAACAATTACGAAAGGGTGCTAATGAATCAGCGAAAACTTTAAATCGTGGCCTTTCAGAATTTATCGTAATGGCTGCGGATGCTACACCATTAGAAATTCTCTTGCATTTACCGTTGTTATGCGAAGATAAGAATGTACCTTATGTTTTCGTCCGTAGTAAACAAGCTTTAGGTCGTGCTTGTGGAGTATCTAGGCCAGTTGTAGCCTGTTCTGTTACAGTTAATGAAGGATCTCAATTGAAGCCACAAATACAAGCTATACAACAAGAGATAGAACGTCTATTGGTTTAA